The genome window TATCATTCATACTTAGGAAACATTGGAAAAGTTGCGCCAAATATTATCAATAGAGATTTTTCAGCCAGTGCACCACTACAAAAATGGACAACTGATGTATCACAATTTACTTTTTCCTGGGGAAAATGTTACTTTTCGCCAATTCTTGATATGTATAGCAATGAGATAATATCATATGATTTATCAATGAGCCCAAATTTAAAGCAGATAAGGAATATGCTTGAGAATGCTTTTAAAAAATTTCCTACGCTTGAAGGATTAATACTGCATTCTGATCAGGGATGGCAGTATCAGCATGAATACTTTAGAAATAAATTAAAAGAACACGGGATTATTCAGTCTATGTCTAGGAAAGGGAATTGCCTTGATAACTGCATTATGGAAACATTTTTTGGAAGAGTAAAGAATGAAATGTATTTTGGAAATGAAAAGCGCTTTGATTCATTTGATTCCTTCGCAATTGCGCTCAAAGATTATATAGATTATTACAACAACGAGCGAATTCAGAAAAAAACAAAATGGATGCCACCTGTAAAATACAGGAAAGCATCCATAAGTATTTGAGTTTTTATTTAATATGTCCAGAAAACTGGGTACATATCATAGACCTATTCTTTTTTTATATAGTTTTCAGGATGTAAAATGCTCTCTGAAATTGGTATTCTTTTGTGGAAGTACTTTATAAATACTCCATTGAAGAGAAACATTATAATAGTCCCAACTCCTATCCCTCTGAAATAAAACCCATTGTATATTCCAAGAATTAAAGCAAGTAAAAGTGGAACTCCAAGATAGACAAGATTTGCTTTTCTTATATCTGGTAAAAGATATTCATTTACTGTTTGCAAAAATTGGTCAAATGGGTTGAGAGCTATATTTACTCTCAGATACATTGAGATTCCTGCTGAAAGCACAAGATCTCCCAGGATAAAGAGGATGATTCTTATAAAGAGTTTATCACTTTGTACCCAGTAGAGATTTATTAAGAAAAAGTCTATAAATCTACCAAATATATAGGCTACAAAAAAAGATCCAATCAGTCTTAAAATATTAAATTTTCTGCTTATTATGATGATTGGAATATATACAAGAAAGTTTAAAATAATTGTACATAGTCCTATTTGCAAAGTAGAAGCTTTTGCAAGTCCCATACTGGCAGCTATCCATGGACCGCTTCCCATTTCACTTCTAATAAGTAAAAAGTTTCCAAAAGAGTTGATTATTACAGATAATATCCATAAAGAATATTTTTTTAAATAGTTGATATTCATTTTCCCTCACTGTTATCATTAAATTTACAATTAAATATTATAGCATATTTATATTCATATAGAAACGAAATCTCTCTAAAAATTTATTTTAAATTTTTGTTGCAAAAATATATTTTTTATGTTATCTATATAAATAGATAATTCGTTATAAAAAATAATATATACTTTTTGGAGATGGTGAAATGGCAGTAAAAAAAGAAAATCAGGATAGACAAAATAGCTTAAAACAAGCTATGGCTAAAATAACTAAAGATTTTGGTGAAGGTGCTATAATGAAATTGGGAGAAAATGCCAATATGGAAATAGAGGTAATCCCTACAGGAAGTATAAATCTTGATATGGCTTTAGGTGTAGGTGGAGTACCTAGAGGAAGAATAATAGAGGTCTATGGAGCTGAAAGTTCTGGAAAGACTACCATTGCTCTTCATATAGCTGCAGAAGCTCAAAAGCTAGGTGGTATTGTTGCTTTTATAGATGCTGAACATGCACTTGATCCTGAATATGCAAAAGCTTTAGGAGTAGATATTGATGAACTGCTTATTTCACAACCTGACTATGGAGAACAGGCTTTGGAAATAGCAGATATGTTAGTAAGATCTGGTGCTGTGGATCTTATTGTTGTAGACTCAGTTGCAGCACTTGTACCAAAAGCTGAAATAGATGGAGAGATGTCAGATCAGCAGATGGGATTACAAGCTAGACTTATGTCAAAAGCACTTAGAAAACTTACTGGAACTTTAAATAAATCAAAAACAACAATGATATTTATAAATCAAATTAGAGAAAAAATAGGTGGATTTGGGTTTGGACCTCAAACTACTACTACTGGAGGAAAAGCACTAAAATTTTATTCTACAGTTAGAATGGAAGTTAAGAGAATAAAATCTATAAAACAAGGTGATGATGTTATTGGAAATGAAACTCTTGTAAAAGTCACTAAAAATAAAGTAGCACCTCCATTTAAGGAAGCTGCATTCCAGATAATGTATGGAAAGGGAATAACAAAAGCAGGAGAGATCTTAGATCTTGCTATTGCAAATGATATAGTTACAAAAGCAGGAGCATGGTTCAACTTTGGTGATATGAGTCTTGGACAGGGTAAAGAAAATGTAAAAACAAGACTTGAAAACGAAAAAGAGCTTCTTCAGGAGATAGAAAATAAGGTATTTGAAAAAATAAGAGAAGGTAAATGTGAAAAAGCTGAAGTGGAAAGAGGAGAAGAGGAAGAAGACGAGGTAATAGATGATATAGATATGGAATAGAGGGACAATGGCTAAGAAGAGGATAAAGATAAAATATGGAAAGTATACCCCTAAAGAACCGAGTATTTGGGACAAAATAAAAAACTTGTTGAGAAAAAAGGTAAAATGTAATAAAATATTAGTAAGATAACATAAAAATGATTTAAAAATTCAATGTTATAGGGGGGGTTACAAATGGGAAAAATAGTATTAAGAAATGCAAAGGTGGTATTGCCAAATAGAATAGGACAGGGAACAGTGGTAATATCAGATGGGAAAATCAAAAAAATACACCAAGGAAAATTGTTTTCTGATCCTGATGGAATAGATTTAGAAGGAAAATATATAGTTCCTGGATTCGTAGATGTTCATATTCATGGTGCAGATGGTGCAGATGTAATGGATAACTCTATTGAAGGTATGAAAAAGATTTCTAAATTTGTTGCAAAACATGGAACTACTGATTTTCTAGCTACTACTCTTACAAGCTCAAAAGAGACATTAAAAGAGGTATTGGAAAAGATAGGACAACTTCAAAATGAAAATCTTGATGGAGCTACAATTTTTGGAGCACATATGGAAGGGCCATATTTTGATGCTCAATTTAAAGGAGCTCAAAATGATAAATATATAAAACCAGCAGGAATAGACGAGATAAAAGAGTACTTATCTGTAAAACCTGGTCTTGTAAAATTATTCTCAATGGCAGCTGTTGGAGAACACGATGATGAAGCAATAAAATATTTAAAAGAAAATGGAGTAATTGTTTCAGTAGGACACTCTGGAGCTACATTTGAGCAGGTTCAGGATGCTGTAAAAGCAGGAATTTCTCATGCTACACATACTTACAATGGAATGAGAGGATTTAATCACAGAGCACCTGGTGTAGTAGGAGCAGTACTTGTAAATGATAATATCAATGCAGAGATAATATTTGACAAAATTCACGTTCATCCAGAAGCTGTAAGATTACTTTTCAAAGCTAAAGGTGTAGACAAAGTAGTATGTATAACAGATGCAATGTGTGCTACTGGTCTTGAAGAAGGACAATACAAACTTGGAGAACTTGACGTATATGTAAAAGATAATCAAGCTAGACTTGTAAGCAACGGATCACTTGCTGGAAGCGTACTTACTCTTGATAGAGCATTTAAAAATGTTATAGATTTAGGATATAGTATATTTGATGCTGTAAAAGTAACTAGTACAAATGCTGCAAAAGAGTTTGGACTTGACTGTGGAGTAATTGAAGAAGGTAAAGTAGCAGACCTTGTTGTATTAGATGAAAATTACAATGTTTGTATGACAATTGTAAAAGGTGAAATAAAATATCAAAAGTAATTGACAATAGAATTAAATTATTGTAAAATACAATAGTTGTGAAAGCAATAGCCTGGATGGCGGAACAGGTAGACGCACAGGACTTAAAATCCTGTGGTATTAAGTTACCGTGCCGGTTCGATTCCGGCTCTAGGCACCATTTTGAGAAATAGCACATCTTCAGTGATGTGCTTTTTTTTATAGTAAAATTTTTTAGGAGGGGAAAATGCTGAAAAACTTGATTAAAAGATTAAAAAATAAGGTGCTCAATGGGGAAGATATAGAATTTGAAGAAGCTGAACAACTTTTGGATATTTCTATAGATAATGATGAGGATATGGAAGAGCTTTGTAAAAGTGCAGATGAGATTAGAGAGAAATTTTGTGGAGACTATTTTGACCTGTGTACTATTATAAATGCAAAATCAGGAAAATGTAGTGAAAACTGCAAGTATTGTGCCCAGTCATCTCATTTTAAAACTAATGCTCAAATATATTCTCTTGTTTCTCCTGAAAAGGCTTTAGAAGAGGCTAAAAAAGTGGAGGCAGAAGGAGCTCACAGATTTTCATTAGTTACAAGTGGGAGAGGTCTAAAAAAAGGGGATTGTGATGTAGAAAAACTAAAAGTCATCTATGGAGAGCTTAAGGAAAAAACAGGACTTTCTCTCTGTGCTTCACATGGAATCTGTGATGAGTATGCATTAAAATCGCTTCTTCAATCTGGAGTAACTACATATCATCATAATTTAGAGACTTCAAGAGATTTTTATTCCAATATCTGTTCAACACATAGTTATGATGACAGAATAAAGACTATAAAATTGGCACAAAAGGTTGGTTTAAAAGTGTGTAGTGGAGGAATATGGGGATTAGGTGAGACTCCTCTTGATAGAATAAAAATGGCATTTGAACTTAAAGGACTAAATATTTTTTCTGTACCTTTAAATATTTTAATGCCTATTCCAGGGACACCACTTGAAAATATGAAGCCATTAAATCCTAAAGAGATTTTAAAGTGTATAGCCATATATAGATTTATTCTTCCTAAAGCTTTTTTAAGATATACAGGTGGAAGGGTAAAACTTGGAGATTACCAGGAAAAAGGTATAAAATCAGGAATTAACTCAGCACTTACAGGGAATTTTCTAACTACCACAGGAACAACAATTGAAAGTGATAAGGAGATGCTTAAGAGAAATGGCTACAGAATTAAATAAGGGATTTTTCATAATAGGAACTGATACAGATATTGGTAAAACTTATGTAAGTACTCTTTTATATAAAAGTTTAAAAGATATAGGTGGAGGGTATTACAAGCCTGTTCAAAGTGGATGCATTGAAAAAGATGGAATGCTTAAAGCTCCAGATGTAGATTTTTTATGTAGTTTTAATAAGATTCCATATGATAGAGATATGGTGACTTATACTTTAAAAGCTGAGGTATCTCCACATCTTGCAGCAGAACTTGAAAATATAGAGATTGATAGTGATAGAATAATAAAAAAATGGGAAGAGTTAAAGAAAAGGTATAGATATATGATAGTTGAGGGAGCTGGAGGACTTCATGTCCCTCTTATAAGAGATAAATTTTATATCTATAATCTTATAAAACTTTTAAATCTCCCAGTTATAGTTGTATCAAGTGCAAAGGTTGGTTCGATAAATCATGCTGTCCTTACAGCAGAAAGCCTTAAAAACATGAAAATAGAGGTTCAGGGGATAATCTTTAATAAGGTTACTGGAGATAAAAAGGAACATTACTATGAAGATGATAATATAGATATAATTTTAAAGCTTACAGGAATAAAAAATCATCTTATTATAAAAAAAGGTGCTACAGAATTAGATAGAGAAAAAGTAATGAAATTTTTGGGAATAGAAGGGATGAATACCAATGCTAAGTAAGTTACAACAGATAGATATGGATTATATTTTTCACCCATGCTCACAGATGAAAGATTATGAGAAACTTCCTCCAATTGTTATAAAAAAAGCTGAAGGGATATATCTTGAAGATGAATTTGGAAAAAAATATATGGACTGTGTTTCAAGTTGGTGGGTCAATCTTTTTGGACACTGTAACAAGAGAATAAACAGTGCCATTAAAGAGCAGATAGATAAGGTGGAACATGTGTTATTTGTTAATTTTTCCCATGAGGCAGCAATTGAACTTGTACAGGAGCTTATAAAAGTAGTTCCAGCAGGAATAGAAAAATTTTTATTTGCAGATAATGGTTCTTCAAGTATAGAGATGGCTCTAAAACTTAGTTTTCAATATCATCAACAGAGTGGAAAGCCTGAAAAAAAAAGATTTATATCTTTAAAAAATGCTTATCATGGAGAGACAGTTGGAGCTTTGGGAGTAGGGGATATAGATATTTTCACTAATACATATAGGGACCTTATAAAAGAGGGATTAAAAGCAGATGGACCTGATTGCTATAGATGTCCTTA of Fusobacterium sp. DD2 contains these proteins:
- a CDS encoding IS3 family transposase, whose protein sequence is MGCTTQGEKAAIVKELKEKGYKLKYLLKTIGIAKSTYYYEIKKVDAVKLRNIKVAKEIRIIFQENKQRYGVRRVHKELENRGIRVNHKRVQRLMHDMGLMGKRPKVKYHSYLGNIGKVAPNIINRDFSASAPLQKWTTDVSQFTFSWGKCYFSPILDMYSNEIISYDLSMSPNLKQIRNMLENAFKKFPTLEGLILHSDQGWQYQHEYFRNKLKEHGIIQSMSRKGNCLDNCIMETFFGRVKNEMYFGNEKRFDSFDSFAIALKDYIDYYNNERIQKKTKWMPPVKYRKASISI
- a CDS encoding DUF6198 family protein, whose protein sequence is MNINYLKKYSLWILSVIINSFGNFLLIRSEMGSGPWIAASMGLAKASTLQIGLCTIILNFLVYIPIIIISRKFNILRLIGSFFVAYIFGRFIDFFLINLYWVQSDKLFIRIILFILGDLVLSAGISMYLRVNIALNPFDQFLQTVNEYLLPDIRKANLVYLGVPLLLALILGIYNGFYFRGIGVGTIIMFLFNGVFIKYFHKRIPISESILHPENYIKKE
- the recA gene encoding recombinase RecA; translated protein: MAVKKENQDRQNSLKQAMAKITKDFGEGAIMKLGENANMEIEVIPTGSINLDMALGVGGVPRGRIIEVYGAESSGKTTIALHIAAEAQKLGGIVAFIDAEHALDPEYAKALGVDIDELLISQPDYGEQALEIADMLVRSGAVDLIVVDSVAALVPKAEIDGEMSDQQMGLQARLMSKALRKLTGTLNKSKTTMIFINQIREKIGGFGFGPQTTTTGGKALKFYSTVRMEVKRIKSIKQGDDVIGNETLVKVTKNKVAPPFKEAAFQIMYGKGITKAGEILDLAIANDIVTKAGAWFNFGDMSLGQGKENVKTRLENEKELLQEIENKVFEKIREGKCEKAEVERGEEEEDEVIDDIDME
- the nagA gene encoding N-acetylglucosamine-6-phosphate deacetylase: MGKIVLRNAKVVLPNRIGQGTVVISDGKIKKIHQGKLFSDPDGIDLEGKYIVPGFVDVHIHGADGADVMDNSIEGMKKISKFVAKHGTTDFLATTLTSSKETLKEVLEKIGQLQNENLDGATIFGAHMEGPYFDAQFKGAQNDKYIKPAGIDEIKEYLSVKPGLVKLFSMAAVGEHDDEAIKYLKENGVIVSVGHSGATFEQVQDAVKAGISHATHTYNGMRGFNHRAPGVVGAVLVNDNINAEIIFDKIHVHPEAVRLLFKAKGVDKVVCITDAMCATGLEEGQYKLGELDVYVKDNQARLVSNGSLAGSVLTLDRAFKNVIDLGYSIFDAVKVTSTNAAKEFGLDCGVIEEGKVADLVVLDENYNVCMTIVKGEIKYQK
- the bioB gene encoding biotin synthase BioB — protein: MLKNLIKRLKNKVLNGEDIEFEEAEQLLDISIDNDEDMEELCKSADEIREKFCGDYFDLCTIINAKSGKCSENCKYCAQSSHFKTNAQIYSLVSPEKALEEAKKVEAEGAHRFSLVTSGRGLKKGDCDVEKLKVIYGELKEKTGLSLCASHGICDEYALKSLLQSGVTTYHHNLETSRDFYSNICSTHSYDDRIKTIKLAQKVGLKVCSGGIWGLGETPLDRIKMAFELKGLNIFSVPLNILMPIPGTPLENMKPLNPKEILKCIAIYRFILPKAFLRYTGGRVKLGDYQEKGIKSGINSALTGNFLTTTGTTIESDKEMLKRNGYRIK
- the bioD gene encoding dethiobiotin synthase; protein product: MATELNKGFFIIGTDTDIGKTYVSTLLYKSLKDIGGGYYKPVQSGCIEKDGMLKAPDVDFLCSFNKIPYDRDMVTYTLKAEVSPHLAAELENIEIDSDRIIKKWEELKKRYRYMIVEGAGGLHVPLIRDKFYIYNLIKLLNLPVIVVSSAKVGSINHAVLTAESLKNMKIEVQGIIFNKVTGDKKEHYYEDDNIDIILKLTGIKNHLIIKKGATELDREKVMKFLGIEGMNTNAK